The DNA sequence tattacttttatgtgaataataataaaaaataataataaaagataagtaaaaataataataaaataataaattatggtAAGATATTTTCTTGCAATAGCTGACATATTCTACTGCCGGAGTTTCATTATTTCGTTTcgttttcctttcaaatattcgTCTCTCTAACAACAGAGACATCACAACTCGTCATCTTTCCATTCCATTCGCTTTCGTTTCCCTCCGTCCAAACAGTCCGGAAGAGGAGTACCgtagggaaaaaaagaagaagaaaagagaaccAGCTACTCTCTACGGGATTTGGGGCTCAACCATATTCATCTAGTCGTGTGCTAATGGGCTGTGCAAGTTGCAGCAGTTTCCGAACCTCTTCTCTTCTACTTCCTTGGATACCCTCTTCTCGTATATCATTCCCTGCCCAGCTCAGAATACCGGTctgcctttatttttttaatattgtttttaaaagtttatttaaCGTCCCTGCCGTTTATTTCGATTATTAATTGCTCGTATTACACAGAAATCAGGGCGCTTGAACCTGGTTAAGTATAACCTGGTGGTTAGGAAAGCTTTTGAGTTCGACGAAAATGTCTCCTTAAATGGGTTTCCCACCACACCCAACAAGGTTTTCATGCAAGAGgtattccttttaattttttatttactgcATTCCTAATTCTCAATCAAACtgcttttttcctttcctttattctATGCACCGGAGCTccaaaacaatttcttttttaagtttgcGGGTTTGCCTTAATTCGCGTTTTGCAGGGAAGATATGTTGGCGAACCCATTGTGTTTGAGAATTGAGCTTCCGGGTTGTAGCTTTTATTGCACAGTTTCACGGTTAGCATTTCAGTTTTGATTAACTGGATAATTTTTGTTCACCTTTCGTTGCGTTTCAGGCAATTGGAGCTGAATATGGAGAAGGTTTTGAGACTTTTAGGCCAGATGGACCTCTAAAGGTTGATGTGGTAAGGAATTTGGCTTATCTGATATGCATGCTTCAGTTTTTTCTCATCTGATGGTCGGATTTGGTTGTTACTACTTATTGCAAATAGGAGTTTTTGAACAACAGATTGCAAGAAGGCTTTCTTCAACGAATACGCTATGCAATGAAGCCAGATGAAGCATATGGCCTTGTTTTCTCCTGGGACAATGTGGTGGTAAATTTCCAAACTTTGGTAGTGTGTATCATGGACTTAATTTGATGAtgctggatttttttattaaaatgctGGGTAGAACAGAGCTGAAATTGTTATTTAGACGGAGTAAAACCAGTTAATGATGCAAATCTTTAATAGATAAGGGAGATAACTGACGTGTAACACACCGGCGCCTGCCTGCTTGTGTGAAAGCCCCCATTATAACCTAAGTTTCAAAATGATAAGACTTTCTCCGgagataatttaaataaaagtacaGTTCCTCAACCAACAAATAGAAAGTGAGATCATAAATGAGGTTCACGCATATGTGTTTCAGGTTGTCTACAATTAGACTTGAACTATAAAAGGCAGATTCTTTTCCATATCTATAATTACTCTCCAGACACAAAAacacaattatttcaaaaacTCAATAGATATAATTTCCACAGTACCCGTTCAGATGCAGCTTATTTTCAAAGGGTGGGCTTGAGATGAGCTGTAGAATTAGACATATTGGGCTCGATTCTACACTAGGAGTTCCCCTAGGTTATCTGATACATGAATCTGGTGGTTTGAGTTGTGTATTCAGGTTTTCCTCCCTGGGGGTGGGCATGAATCTacactgaaaaaaaaattcccccAATGTAATTACATGTATGATACGTTTCAGGCAGATACTCGGGCTTTAAAGTTGAATGCTTGGAAGCAGCTTGCCTATGAATTGGGTATGTAACAGCTTTtcttttcgatttttttttttttttttttgggggggggggggggggggggggtgggtgGTTGTTGTTTGGATAGGAAATATCTTTTTTGGCTGTAATTCAGGCTGATATGCATAACCCTATGTGGAAGAAATAACCCATGGGGATATGCATGGTTGTATGCGGATGTATAAGAATGATTTTTATGCAGACAAAGAAAATTGTTTTCAAAGAAGGGgagaaattatgttttttttattattttgtgatgaCTTGGTGAGATTGAACCAAAATTTCTGATGCCATGATCTTGGTTATTTTGAATTCTCATGCAGGAAAGGAAATTCCTGAAAATGGTGATGTGCAAAGACTGATGGTTTGTGCAGGTGCTGATCATGTACTCAAGAAGGTTTGGAAATTCATGGTTATATTAGCATAATTGAACTAACATAGTGTTCATGTCTATCACAATTATTACATGGTATCATCTCAGGAATGCATCTCTTGTTAGactagaaataaattagatttttggagataagaggtggTTGTTTCTCATTTACTGTCAattccttattttttatatcaaatgtCTCTGACAAGTTTCCAAAATCTTTCAGTTTTTACTTTTGGATGAATCAGAAAGCGAAATAGAGAGATTGAAGTTTAGATTTTCGCAGTTGTATTACAGGAATCTTCTTGAAGTGAGCACTTACTTTAATTATTCTATTGGTGTCATGTTTATCTCAGGTGCAACATtttagcttcttcttcttcttttttttttttttttttttttttttcccagctTAAAGAACCCATTGAGGGGCTCAAAGAATGGCTGGATGCAGTTTCTACATCTCGCATCCCATGTGCTGTTGTTTCAAGTTTAGATCGGAGATATATTGTAGAGGCACTAAGGAAAATGGATCTCAAGAAGTATTTCCAGGTTGGTTATttgtttcaaattcaaaattcctTTCTCTGCGGAGAAAAGCAGTGAGTTGGCACACCTTTATATGCACAGTTCAGCAGGATATGGAACATGATGTTTCCCTTTGGCATtctaaatgctaaattcaaCTCTGCTCTGTTTTCAGGATATGTAGTTGCTTGCTTTATGCTTCTCTGTTTTTCTACCATTTGATACAATGAAACTACATGCTATTGGGAAACCATTTTTCTCTACAAAATAGGGCtgcatttttgttgtgattctgTTTGTAAAGAAATTTCAGTAACGGGTTTTGCTATACATTAGCCACTATTCACCCCCACACCtgacagcttttttttttttttttaaatagggTGTGGGGTATGGggtagtgaatagtggctgatgagaagaattattcaaaatataaaaaaatttgacaaaaagTTGATGAGAAAATTTCAGTGGAAATATTATATGCTGCTATCATGATAAAAGATGCATGAAAAGTtagattgagatggatttaTTTGATCAGGAATTATATTAGATTGCACTAAATGGTAACTTCCCTTAAAGTCACTGAAGTAATTGTGGACATCATGCATTCCCAGCTAATTGTCCTCGTTTTGGAGTTGCAGGCAATCGTGACTGAAGAAGACGGTATGGAGTCAATAGCTCATAGGTTTCTTTCTGCAGCTGTGAAGGTAAAGTTTGCAAGACATGATTAAGATATATTCACTCCCAGCTTTCGAGTTCAGcctttcttaattttcttaacatttTTTCTTGCCTTATATTTTCTCCGAAACCTGAAATGGCTAATCTGGAGTCATTTAATTACAACTTAAACTGTAAATGATTATACAAGGAAacctttattttcttaaatttaaaatttggattttgatgcTGGATCTCGTTTTTTTCTCTTCACAACTCAAAGTTATTGCAAGCGAAAGTTGCCTGCCATATGCACGGTTATAGAATATAACATTATGCTTCCTGAGACATGGTATGTGTGACATCACTGCTGCTCTATAGTTCTGCTATGGTTTTTGAGATGCTTGTGCTCCTTGCAGTTGGACCGGAAACCATCGAAGTGTGTGGTGTTTGAGGATGACCCAAGGGGTGTAACTGCTGCACACAATTGTACAATGATGGCTGTGGCGCTAATTGGTGCTCACCCAGCGTGCGTATTGACACTTCTGTATAGGGAGTTTTAAGATGTTTCATAAAGCTGGCATAATTAGTTATATGTTTTTCCATTGGTTAGGTGCTCCTGTATACACCTTCTGAAGTGTGAACATGAGTAGAGCTCCTTTGCgtgtttaataaaaaatagaatattgttCACTTTCTACACACACTTAATTCATACATCCTCTTTTAGTTAATACAAAGATACATAGAAGTTTGTCCTTGTTACAAGTGTTTTAtgctataatatcaattttccTCACTGATTTGTTAAAGTAATCGTTTGTTTGAGTTTTTCTTGGTCCATGCGGGTGCAATGACTGTGTCTTCATGTCAACTGTGTTCCAGCAAATGTTGTGCGGAATAAAATCACTTGCCATAGTGTTGATCTAAATGTGTTCTCGTTATGCACTTTTTCTAGTCTGTGAAATGTAGCCTGAAAAATATGTCTGAAACCTTCATTGAATTTGGAGATTGATTGGTTCCAGAACATGCAGGTACGATCTGGTGCAGGCTGATATTGCAGTTGCTGGCTTTAATGAGCTTTCAGTAATTAACCTGCGAAGATTATTTGCCAATAAGGGTTCTGCATTCATGGACCTGCAAAAGCAGATTGTTGAGAAATCTCCACCGAAAAGGAACTTTACCACTGATACCATTTTTTGATTCACTTTCCACCGTTCCTATCTTCACTCCCTTGCCAAATTTCTCCTTGTAATTAAGCAGCTAATCTTCATAGCTTTCTTTTGTATTTCATGGTGTCCTGTGAAATTCTTAAATGAATCCGCGTTTGCTGTTTAACATATAGGTGAAAAATGTAACAACCAGGGAATATTCGTTCCCTTACATGGACTATCTTGATTTCTTCCCTTCCTTCAGTGTAGAAGATCCTACTTTGGAGAACTCTATAGTTTAATATTGCTCTGTTAATAAAAGCATcttgctggttttttttttttttttttatttgctggTTTCATTGCTAGAGCCCATTTTAAAGTCCAGacaaagttatatatatgtttaaatgagGTATTTGAGTGTCATGGTCTTGATATTGTATGCTTTTCATATTCTCcctaatttaatatatatatatgtttcttcatttaaagataaataaaaagatgaaaataaaagccTAAAAAGTTAACATGCCTCCGTTAAATGAGATCATGCCTACAGtcagacaaaaaaataaataaaataaaataaaaataaaaactggatTTACAATGTGCAGCTCAGTCGCATTGTTATAGCATATTCTGAAACCATATAACTAATCTTACTAATGGTTCAAAACCAAATCGagctttattattatattgacaaGCAGAATATCAGTCATATGATGCcaaagttttgttttaataatccATCAATACTTTTTTCCGTTAGATATGAGATTATTGAACATTGACTTAGTATATAACACTGCAttcttattttctaataatgttATATGTGTAAATTTTGcttactcattttaaaaaacatgtgaaatttattattaaaaaattaatttgttttatgtaaaACTTACTGTTGTTTACTAATACtgccttttgtttttattgtcatcgagaatatatatataaataataataataatcacaaaTTTATGTGTGTTATGTGAtgcgttaaatttattttatataaaataattttataattacgtaaatttatttttgtgtaattgcCATATGGGCAAAGCATTTCTCACTTTTAGGTGTGCAATCTCGGTAAGTAATTTCTGATTTTTGCTACCCAAACTTCTTGTAGGTGGGAAAAATTTTGGGCATCCGTGAGATGAACCATGGTTCCGTTTTGCATGGATAGCAAACCAGAATGGGCCCCATGTTTTCTGCAACACGCTGATATGGCCTAAGATTAGTGCCCACTCAGAAATTGTTGGATATGCGACTGTTCACACTCTTATCCATTCCcatcgtcttcaacctctgaCTGCTTTATTAATCTAATCTAAAAAGCAGACCTTTCAGAGACATGCGTACAGCTTCCCAAAACTAGCTTTCTGGATTTTTTGCCAATTGTCAAACAATGTCTTGCTGCATCTATAGCTGTAGCTCCGCACCTTCTTTCTCTGCTCCCTCTGCTTCCAATAGAAGCTCCAGATTCACTTTCTCCTCAAGTTCAAGGCCCCGGATCCACTGTGCCTTTGGAGGTGAATTGTCCTCCTTTATATGCATCTGatgattatttttgttattattattattattattattgcgcATTTGTTAATTCTTTCCGTTTCCTTTTATTGCCTTCAAAATTTGTGGGAGGATTTCACGaaattcttgtctttatttgGTAATACCCGAGTGTTACTGATCGCTTCTTTGGTTTAGTCTTTTCCTGCGGGCAACCAACGTATGGTGAATGCTCAATTTAGATTGCTACTCTTGTAATAGTTCGAACCAATTCTTGCACAtggaatttgatatttttgtagaACCTGTTGTGTCAGGAATGTTGATAATTAGCATCCAAAAAGctcatggatttttttttttctttttactgttCGTAAATGGTATATGATGTAAGAGGTAACGGTACCTTTGTAGTGCTGTATAACGCATGATTTTTGTGGCTAAGGAATCCCTAGAATTTCAACTCAAACTCCAAGACCTAGATTTGCAGAGAGACAGAGGGGCCGCCCTAATAAGAATGACCCATAGAATCCACCAATACATTTTACATAACTAGGTCGGGGATAAATACCTCCAAACCTATATCATCAATCAACAGAGCATGCTTAGCTAACTTGTGAGCTATAAATCGTCATCCCTTCTTACATGAGCAACTTCGTAATTATTGAAATGCTTCGATTGATCTTTGATCTCATCAAACAAGTGGCCTTGTCTTGACAAGTTAGGAGAGGAGGAATTGAGGGCCTTATCATCCATAAGGAGTCCCTTTCAAATATCACTAAaactaaatattataaataatctacaTTCCACACCATGTCGAGACAGCCTTAATATCATGAGCCTCGGCCACCCATGTTTCTACTTCACTCATTGCCATTAGAACATTCCTCTTCTCATCTCGTAGAATCACTCCATCTCCAGCTCCCACTTTCTGCATATCTTCATATTAGACCCCATCAACATTAAGCTTGAACACACCCAGTGGGGGAGGGTGCCAACATAGATTTTTCTCTTTCTGAAAACTCTTTTTCATCATCCAGACTCTTTTGTAATAGGGACCTTAGTTTTATCAAGAACGAGATGAGGGCGgtcattttcaaatctaaagtTTTGCAGTCTTGTCCCCTATACCACAGTAAAGAATTGTTTCATTTCTACTTTTGAAGTTTTATATCCAATTCACagatatcatcatcaataattattttctttttccctcaagATTTCTCCTTGTTGGTAGGATATCTTTCCAAGCTATCTTGTTTGTGACTTTCATATGAAGCTTAATAAATATTtacgatatatatataactaaatgTAAGTATATTCGTTGGTTAAATATTGCGTAAAACACTAAGTATGCTTGGAGTCCATGAGCATCTTCGAGTATAACCAGTAATTCTACGCAGGGACTGTGGCTGAACCAAAAGTTACTGCTGCAGCTGAACCGCTGTTGCTAAATGCAGTTCGTGGGAAAGATGTTGAGAGACCCCCAGTTTGGCTCATGAGGCAAGCAGGGAGGTACATGAAGGCAGGTTTTTGCAGCTCCCACTTTTGAATGACATTTCCTATGTTGACATGCACTTTTCGACATAATTTATGTAGTATGCATGCTTTTCTAGGATTTTCTGAAAGATAACCCCACAAATCTGTAACTTCAGAATGTTCGAGTTTCTTACATTTAGTGTTTTCTACTCTTTAAACCTTGTTTTGGAATAAGTAGTTGTCTTTCTTATCCTTTTATTACTAAAACAAAGGAACAGATGTGGCCGGCTCTTTTGACTCTGGATGAGGATGGTGTTACTGATAGGAAGACTAGGCATGG is a window from the Juglans regia cultivar Chandler chromosome 7, Walnut 2.0, whole genome shotgun sequence genome containing:
- the LOC108991923 gene encoding 5-amino-6-(5-phospho-D-ribitylamino)uracil phosphatase, chloroplastic translates to MGCASCSSFRTSSLLLPWIPSSRISFPAQLRIPKSGRLNLVKYNLVVRKAFEFDENVSLNGFPTTPNKVFMQEAIGAEYGEGFETFRPDGPLKVDVEFLNNRLQEGFLQRIRYAMKPDEAYGLVFSWDNVVADTRALKLNAWKQLAYELGKEIPENGDVQRLMVCAGADHVLKKFLLLDESESEIERLKFRFSQLYYRNLLELKEPIEGLKEWLDAVSTSRIPCAVVSSLDRRYIVEALRKMDLKKYFQAIVTEEDGMESIAHRFLSAAVKLDRKPSKCVVFEDDPRGVTAAHNCTMMAVALIGAHPAYDLVQADIAVAGFNELSVINLRRLFANKGSAFMDLQKQIVEKSPPKRNFTTDTIF